CGCGCTGTGGCCTGCGCCTCCTTCATGGCCGTGATGTCCTGGATGGTACCGCGCAGGATGGGTTGCCCTTCTTCACCCTTATCACGCTGGGCAAGCTCGCGAACCCAGACTACCCGCCCGTCAGTGTGAATGATTCGGTATTCGGCCTCCGTTCGCTCACGCTGCGGCTCGCGCGCGAGCTGGGACTCAGCCACCTTGGGCCGATCTTCGGGATGGACCCGCTCTAGGAAAGCATCGAAATCCGGCGGCGATCGGCTGACATCAAAGCCGCACAGCTGGAAGGTTACGGGCGACCAGGTCAAGGTGCCCTCGTGGAGGTCGCTGATCCAATGGCCGAGCCGCGCGATTTGCTCGGCAACCCGCAGATCGTGATTGGCTTGATAAAGCGCCTGCTCGATCTCTATCTGCGCGGTGACATCCCGCGCACTACCGACGCTGCATGCTGTGTAGCCGGCAGAAGCGAACGGTGCAGAATTGACGGCGTGCACCCAACGCACCTCGCCGTCCGGCCGCACGATCCGGTAGGTTTCATCGAATCGGACATCTCCCGCCTTGCACGCGGCCCAGGAACAAATAATCCGCTCACGATCACCCGGGTGAACCGCGTCTAGGAAGCTGTCGGGATTCGCCATCAGCTCCTCTATGCTGCGGCCCCAGATGCGCTCATAAGAAGAGTTCACGTAGAGCATCTGGTCGCCGGCGCGCAGCCAAACCACTTCCTCCATGGCCTCGCTGATAATCCTCGCTCGCCACTCGCTCTCTACAAGCAGCTGCTCACCGCCGGAGTAACAGGTTGCCGCCTCTGCTGCTGTGGCATCGCTGCTACAACCCCCGTCCACAGGGTGCCCCACCGACTGGATCTCCGTAACCTCAAGATCGGGCCCGAAAAGCGCCACATCCGTCCACTGGTACGGCATTACTCCGCCATCGACCAGACAAACCTCGTGGGTATAAGTCTGGAAAGGTGCCGCTGGCCCGAGTTGCGCGAGAACCGACCACACCCGGGGACGGGCGGACACAGGCACCCACTCGATCCAGCGCTGACCGAGCAGCGAGCCCGATCCCCCCCCGAATAGGCGCGCATAAGCTGCGTTCACGAAGGTCAGCGTCGTATCCGGTCTGAAACGGCAGAGGGCTACATCTAAGCTTTCACCAGGATATTCTTCGTTGACGTTGAGTGTGGCCATGGGCACAGCTACTCCGGGACGAGGACGCGAACCCACCATAACGCCGCCGCACAAGGCGGCTAACTCGGCTGCGGTTGGGCAGAGGTAACCCTCACCGACCGGAGCACGCTGCAGCGGGTTTTCAATACTTTATTGTTCCAGCATCGGAGCCGCGATTTTCAGCTCAGACAGTGCACTGGGCTATATTGCAGGTAGCCTACAATGCTTCCCGCAAGTAGTATATACTATTTCATTAAATACTATAAGGTTATTAAACTCTATACATGCATCAGTGTCACGGTAGCGCCCTCATTGAGCTTCAGCACTATGACGGCGACCATGGATTGATGTTGGAATAAGACTTGGAGTATCGTCTTTGGCTGTGGATGTGTCGGGCGAAGTTGCTTCCCTCGGTCGATTCGTCTCTTCGAAGGTACGCCATTCCGGCGCTGCTGCTATGCTGCTTTGGTGATCGGGTCTCTCTCCTAGATTGATATCCGACAGCAGTGGGCCAGCCGATGATCGAGGGCCGGTGAAGCAAATCGAAACGGACCTCTACCTTGTCCCATGAGCCACTGGCACTACGACTAGAGGAACCATGTACGAAAACCACAGAGATCAGGATCAGCTCGGTGCAGAGGACATAACCACCTTCAACTAGGCTAAGCAGAGATTCGATGCCATGGAAATAATCGATATCGACAGCGCGCTCGAACGGCTCGATGGGGATCGGGAGCTTTGTCGCGAGCTGCTTCTCGATTTCTACATTGATTACTACGAGGTCGACCGGATCCTGCGCGATAGGCTTCGAGACGGTGCCACCGAAGACGCCCGGCAGCTGCTCCACAACCTGCGTGGGGCCGCGGGGAATCTGGGCATGGGAAGGCTCGAGACTGTCGCCAAAACCCTGTCGCAGCAGATCCGCCTGGGCGCGGTAGAGGTATCCGCGTTGAACAATTTCAGCGAGGCCCTGCACCGCGTATTGAGCGAACTGGAGCACACTAAAAGACTGTGAAACCACCGCACATTCTCTTAATAGAAGACGAACGGAGCTCGCGATCCATTTGCCTAAACGCTCTTCTTAGGGCCGAGTACCAGGCTACCGTAGCCCTAACAGCACGCGAGGGACTGCGGCTGCTGCGCAGCACTCACTTCGACCTGGTGCTGCTCGACCTCAACTTGCCCGACGCCGACGGTCTATCCCTTGCTAGCACGCTGCACGGCAGCCATCCCGAGTTGCCGATTATTATGATGACGGTACGCACGGCAGCGGAGCAGCGCGCGGCTGGCCTCGAGGCCGGCGCAGTGGACTACTTGAGTAAGCCCTTCCATCAGACGGAGCTGATCCATCGGGTCCGTCGAGCGCTGGCCGCAGGCCCCCCGACTCCAGCCACGCAGATTACCTTCGGTCCATGGCTGCTGGAAGTAGAGCAGCGCTCACTGCACCACGCAGAAGGATTTGAGCTTGAGCTGACCCTAGGCGAGGCGCGGCTGATCGAATTCCTGTTGCGAGCCCGGGGACGGCCGGTCAACCGCGACCAGCTCGCCGAGGCAGTGGCACGCAGCCGAGAAGGAAATCCCAAATCCGTGGACGTGCTGGTATCACGCCTGCGCCGCAAGCTGGAGGACAAAACCCGCGGTCTGCGGCACATCGTGGCCGTACCGGGTTTAGGCTACCGGATCGAAGTCGGCGAATGAGTCGCCGCAGTATCCACACAACGCCCCAGGCACCCCACCCGAGTACAGGCAAGACCGATTCCCGATTCTCTCAATATTATTTGGCATAGCTGCTAGCCACCCAGTCCAACAAACTGCTCAAGGCGCTGCGATCAAGCGGCTTGCCAAGATACGCATCGCAACCCGACTCGTTTATCAGCGACTCAACCTCGCTGTAGGCGTAGGCTGTGCATAGCACAATCCTGGTAGGCTGCCTGCCCTGCTCATGTTCCTCGGCGCGGACGTTTCGGGCTACCTGATCGCCATCAAGATCCGGCATCTTTAAATCAAGCAGCAACATATCGAAATCTTCCGCCTGCCAAGCCGCTAGGGCCTCTGTGCCACTCTGCGCGCAAACAACCTCGCAACCGAGCTTGAGCAGAAGGGCCTGAGCGAGCATCACATTGGCCGGCTCATCATCGGCGACGAGAATGTTCAGTGGGCGCCGTGCTGAACTCGCAGTTGGCTCTGCATCAGACTCGCCCGCCGCTATCGAAGACTCGCCCTCAGGGCTCGGCTCACTGGCTCTGGGCAAGGGAATGGTGAAAGCAAAGGTTGAGCCTTGCCCTGGTGTACTACTCAGGGAGAGCTCGCCATCAAGCAGATTGATTAACTCGCTGACAATCGCCAACCCCAGCCCGTAACCTTGGCTAGTGCCCCTATAGCCACCACGATCGAAGGCAGTGAAAATCTCTTTTTGCTGCTGCTCAGTTAGACCCGGCCCGGTGTCGTGGACAGCAAAACTGACTCGGGTATTGTCTACTGTTCGCACCTCAAGCTCGACACCGCCCTGCTGGGTGTATTTAACGGCATTACTGAGAAGATTAGAGAGCAATTGCCCGAGTCGCGTATCATCCACCTCGACCCATCTGGGGACAGCTTCAGCTATGCTGTAGTCTAGACTTAGGCCCTTCTCACAGGCCCGGGACCTAAGCATAGCAACCTGGTTATCTATCAGTGCAGGCAACTCGGTTGCTCGTGGGCGCAGTTCCAAACGACCGGCTTCAAGGCGGGCGAGATCGAGCAGAGTCTCAATCAGGCCGAGAAGCCGCTGTGCTCCTTGCCGGCATTGCTCCATGTACTCAGAGCGTTGCTCGGCCGAAAGTTGCGGATCATCGAGCAGCTCAAGAAAGCCCATCAAGGCGTTTAGCGGCGTGCGCAGGTCGTGGCTGACGGCGCTGAGGAAGGTGTCTTTCGCGCGTATAGTGTCGGCGAGTTCCTGCTCAACGCGCTTTTGGGCACTCATATCGAGACTGACGCCGAGCGTGGCCACCAACTCGCCGTGCTTATCGGTAATGGGGTGGACGGTGAACAGCGCGGGAAAACGACTACCATCCCGATGGACTAGATCCGTCTCCATGCGGATCGGCTCATGGTCCTTAAACAATCTCTCGACGTAATCGGCAAGCCGCTCAATGTCCTCTGCCGTATGCAGTAAGCTGACGTGTCGGCCAATAAGTTCCTCGCGCGAATAACCGAACAGTACTTCTGCACCAGTACTGGCCTCTTCGATGACTGAATTGAGATCAGTCTTGATGAGACTGACCGAGCGGGCCGCCGCGAAGATCGCCTCGAGCTCTTTTTGCCTTGTCTCAAGCTGCTCGCGTAGCTGCTGCTCGGCCTGTTCGGCGCGCCGGCGCTCGGTGATATCTACGCCTACCGATTGGAAATGGCTCAACTCCCCTTTTTCATCGAAAAAGGCCCGGTTAGTCCACATCGTCCAGAGCTGCATACCGTTCTTGCCCGGCATGCTGTTCTCGAACTGGCTAACCGGATGGCTCGGAGTGAAGCCCGCCAAGTGCGCCTCGATGTTCTCACGCTCCTCGGCAGGTAAATAATCCAGCCAGCGCTGGCCAATCAGCGCCTCCGGCTCCACACCGAGGCAATCCCCAAGGGCAGGGTTAGCGTAGGTGACCGTGGTGTCGGGCAGAAAGCGCTCAATCATCAGCGGTTGGTTCTCTACCAGATCCCGGTAGTGCGCCTCGCGCTCGGCAAGTTCGCGCTGCAGAACCCGCTGCTCGGTGACATCCTGGGCCGTACCGCGTAGAAGTTGCGGATTCCCGGCTGCATCAAACTCCGCATAGCCACGGGCCTGCACAATCCGCCGACCGCCATCCACACTCATGAGGTGGTGCTCAAGCTCGTAGGGATCCCCCCGGTTTAGAGTGCGCTCTATGGCCTCATAGAGCTCAGGGTGATCTTCAGGCGGCACTCTGGAGAGAAAGGTGTCCCAGTCCATGGCCGTTTCCGCCGGCTCCAGACCAATAATTTCGTAGATCTCGCTCGACCAGTGGACATCCCCAGACTTTATGTCGTAGAGCCAGTGACCGAGTCGGGCTATGCGCTTAGCCTCAGTGAGTTCCAACTCGCTACGGCGCAGCGCGAACTCAGTCTCCTTGAGGGTCTGGACATCGACATGGGTACCGACCATGTAGGTCGGTGAACCATCGGCGCCACGGCGCAGGGTCTGCCCCCGGCCCTGCACCCAAAGCCAGCTACCATCGGCGCAGCGGTAGCGAAGCTCGATGGTGAACGGACTGCCTGCAGCCAAATGGCTCTCAACGATGGGTTGGACCCGCTCTAGATCCTCGGGATGGACGAATTTCTGCCAGTCGGCAAAGGTCAGAATACTCTGCTGCTCGGGATCGTAGCCGAGCATACGCCAGCACGCCTCATCCCAGTAGACCTGATCCGCCGCTAGATCCCAGTCCCAGACCCCGAAGCCGGCCGCCTCCTGGGCCATGCGCAGGCGCTGCTCATCGGCGAACTGCGCCGATAAATCGATACAGGCCCCGATTTTACCTACCACCTCGCCGCGCTCATTGAGTAGCGGTGCGACACTCAGCTGCGCCTGAAAGCGCTCGCCGGTGCCGCGAATCAGTTCACATTCCACAGAGTAACCCTGAGCGGTGCGCTGCAATCTAGCGATACCTTCGCGCACCCGCGCATGCTCAGCCGGATCGTGGAGCATGCAGATATCACTGCCGAGCAACTCCTCACGCGAGTAGCCAAATATCCGCTCGGCGCTGCGGCTCGCCTCGCGAATCGTACCCTCAAGATCCGTCTCAGTTAGGGCTACATCGGGAATCGTCTCCAGGATAGCCTCAAGCCGCTGCCGGCGCGCCTCACTACGCTCCAACGCCTCGCGCTGCTCAGTGATATCCTGGATGGTCCCCTGGATGATCCACCGGCCGTTCTCGTCTTGCCAGCGATTGGCTATTTCCCGCACCCATACCACGCGCCCATTCGGGTGGACTATCCGGTATTCACCCTGGCTCTGGTCGGTGTCGGCTTTCGACTGCAGCTGATATTCGGCTACCTGATGGCGATCTTGCTCCGGTATCCGGGCGATAAACTCTTCCCAGCCCGGCGGTTCGGCCTCGGCAGGGAAACCGCAAAGCTGATAGGTCATAGGCGACCAGATCAGCTCTCCTGTTGCAGGATAGGAGATCCAGTGGCCCAAAGAGACTATCTCTTCAGCCCTTTGCAGCCTTTCGTGAGCTTGCTCTAGCGCCTGCTCCTGAAGTTTTTGAGCAGTAACATCCTGTTCAAAACCAATGAGCAGACAGGGTTCACCCTGATCGTCGCGCTCGACGTGGCCACTTGAGTGCAGCCAGCACAATTGGCCATCACTGCGGTATATCCGATATGTGAACCGCCAAGGCTGTCCGTTGGCTATGGCGGCTTGTACCTCCTCTTCTACCCATGATAGGTCTTCAGGATGCACATGCTCACGCCAAAGCGCATAGTCTGTAGCGAGGCTGCGCTCGGACTCGCTATTGTCATAACCGTATAGACTCTGGCACTGCGCATCGGCATTGACCTGCCCGGTGCACAGGTCATATTCCCAAAAGCCGATTCCACTGACCTGCTGGAGCAGGTCCAATTTGCACTTAGCGCTTAGGCAGCCGCACTTGGAGCCTTTTTTATTTTCCATGAGCTTAAGACCTCTCCGGGCCTGTATTTGGACCTTACGCTGTCAGCGCAAAGACTCGGGGAGTGACTGAGCAGATCCTGCGAGTAGGAGACCTGGTGATGGGTGATGTTTGCAGGCCTATATATTGAAATAGCATGCAATTACGCCCCAACAAAAAACCCTACATGATATGCAGAATATGCATTTCTGCAGCGCGAGTCTAGCCTCCTTAGCTACCACTGCTGCATTTCCGCGCAATATAGCAGCCAGACCAGAAACGGGTGCGCGTTAACGCCACTTAAGCTCTTTTTTTGTGGTGATACTATCGTAGCTACAGCATAAGCCGTTATAAACAAAGAATTATTTTTGATGATAAGCAATTGTTAGAGACTGCCTATCTGCGCAGCTAAAGGGGCTTGACGTAGTTAAGCCTGCGAAGTAGCGTTCGGTCGATTTTTTTCAGGAATTGAGGCGGGGGGGGATGTATGGGTCGCGATAAAGTCGAGCAACGCACGTCTGATTTTTCCCAAAACTTGCTCGACAAACTGCCTGTAGCCGTCTGCAGCCTCGATTCAGCAGGCTGCTTCACCTACCTCAACACCGCCGCTTGTCAGCTGCTCGGCTACCCCGATGAGAGTGCGCTGCTCGGTGTAAACTTTAGCGCTGTAATCGATGCCGAGCGCACTCCACTGCCAGCAGATACAGTCACGGAGCGATTAGTTGCGGCAACCGACGAACCGCTATGCGCTGACACGACGCTATGGCTGCAGCCGCGTGTAGGCGCTGCGCTCCCGGTAGAGGTTGAGGTGGCAGCGCTGCGTAGCGCAGAGACAGCCGCGGGCGAAGTGGCGGTTACACTGCGCGAGTGCAGAACGGTGCAGGATATAACCGAACAGCGCGCTCGCGAGCGTTTCCAGCAGCAGCTGGTGGCGATCCTTGATAGCACCTCAGACCTCGTCACTCTCCACGGCAGCGATGGGAGTCTGATCTACATCAATGAAGCTCTTAGGGCGCGTTTTGGCCTGCAGCAATTACCGTCCTGCCCTTCCGTTGAAGAGGCGATCCGCCGCCGCCATCCGCCTTGGGCTGCCGACCTGCTTTTGAACGAAGGGCTGCCGACAGCCCGGCGCGAAGGTCTATGGCAGGGGCAGACGGCCTTTTTAGATGCCGATGGCCAAGAGATCCCTGCCTCTCAGGTGATCATCGGTCATCGCGACTCCTCCGGCGAAGTCGTTCAACTATCAACGATCATCCGCGATATCTCCGATCTGAAGCGCACTCAGCAGGAGGCCGTAGAGAGCGAGCAGCGTTTCCGCCTGATCGCCGAGCATACCCGCGATGTTTTCTGGTTGCGTTCTGAGCAAAAGGCGCTCTATGTAAACCCCGCCTATGAGCGAATCTGGGGACAGACCCGAGAGCACTTCTATGCCAACCCCAACAGTTTTCTTGAGAGCGTTCATCCGGAGGATCGTAAAGAGGTTGAGACTGCAATAAACCAGGCGATAGCGGCTGGCGAAGAGATTAATATCCGCTACCGGATTGTCCGTCCCGATGGCGATGTGCGCTGGATGGAGGCACGCAGCTCCCCCTTCAAGATCAGCGGCACAGAGGAAACGCTACGTGCCGGTGTTGCCCGCGATGTCACCGATGAAGCCCTGGCTATGAGGCGGCTCGAGCAGCTGGTGGCGATACTCGATAATACTTCGGACATCGTCGCATTACACGGCGAAGATGGGACGCTGCTTTACCTGAACGCCGCTGGCAGGGCAAAAGCCGGCATTGATAACCAGGCTGTCGACGGGATGTTGGGTATTGCGGATGATGGCTCAATGCCGCCCCTGAGTCTTGAAGAAGCGATTAGTCGGTTCCATCCACCGTGGGCGGCCGATCTGCTCCTGAACGAAGGTCTACCGACTGTCCGGCGTGAAGGGCTGTGGCAAGGCGAGACGGCGATCCTCAAGGCAGATGGGACACAGGCCCCGACCTCACAAGTGCTGATCGGCCATCGCAATAGCTACGGTGAGTTAACCTATATCTCCACAATACTGCGAGATATCTCTGATCAGAAAAAGGCTCAGCAGGAAGTGGCCGAGAGCGAGAGGCGTTTTCGGCTGATTGCCGAGAATATCCGCGATGCCTTTTGGCTGCGCACCGATGCCCAAACCCTATACGTCAATCCCGCCTATGAGCGAATCTGGGGACAGCCGGTAGAGAGCTTCTACGCCAATCCCAAAGCCTTTTTGGAGAGTATCCACCCGGAAGATCGTTATGGGGTTGAGAAGGCGCTGGATCAGGCGATAAGTGAGCGCGAAGAGTTCAACGCCTTATTCCGGATAATCCGCTCCAATAGTGAAGTTCGCTGGATTCAAATGCACAGCCTGCCGGTGCCAGGCCGTGAAAGTGAGGGCATGCGCGCCGGCATTGCCCGCGATGTGACCGAGCGTGAACAGGCATTAATCCAGCTTCGCGAGGCCAACCGGACTAAAAGTGAGTTTTTGAACGCCGTCAGCCACGACCTGCGCACCCCGCTTAACGCCATCATCGGCTTTACTGATCTGCTCGCTGACTCAGAACTCGACGCTCATCAAAGGGAGCAGGTTAAGCTATGCCAGGCCGCAGGACGCACTCTTTTGGGGCTGATAGATACATTGCTCGATCTATCGCGCCTGAAGGCCGGGCGCATGACGCTGCAAAAAGAGGCTTTTCTGCTGCGTAAATTTCTCGCAGAGAGGATGCCGATGTTGTCTCAGCAGGCCGAGGATAAGGGTCTGAATCTGCAATGCTCAGTCGATAATGGCCTGCCGGATAGGCTTCAGGGAGATACAACCCGCCTCTCCCAGGTGCTATTCAATCTTGTCAGCAACGCCATCAAGTTTACCGACAGCGGCTACGTCCGGGTGCATTTCTCCCGATACGATTCAAAGAGATTACAAGTCTCGGTCCAGGATAATGGTCCCGGCATTCCGGATGAGTTTCAGGAGCGGATCTTTGAGCCGTTTGATCGAGGCACCGATGCAATCAAGCATCTGCAAGGCAGCGGTCTGGGTCTGGCTATTAGTCGGCAGCTGGTTAATTTAATGGGTGGGGAAATATGGCTTCACAGCACCCCCGGCCAAGGATCGACCTTTTTCTTTACCGCCGAGCTTCCCGAGGATGAATCTGAGCCCGCAGTTGATCCTGCTCAAACTGCACCTGAATCTGCCAACGGAGCTCCTGCTGATAGGGAGAATGTTGCTGGCACGCGGGTGCTGGTCGCCGAGGATGAGCCGACTAATATCCTGCTGATCCAGGCGTTACTAGAGCGCTGCGGGGCGGAGGCCACAGTGGCCGAAAATGGTCAGGAGGCGCTTGATATA
This Halorhodospira halochloris DNA region includes the following protein-coding sequences:
- a CDS encoding PAS domain-containing protein; its protein translation is MENKKGSKCGCLSAKCKLDLLQQVSGIGFWEYDLCTGQVNADAQCQSLYGYDNSESERSLATDYALWREHVHPEDLSWVEEEVQAAIANGQPWRFTYRIYRSDGQLCWLHSSGHVERDDQGEPCLLIGFEQDVTAQKLQEQALEQAHERLQRAEEIVSLGHWISYPATGELIWSPMTYQLCGFPAEAEPPGWEEFIARIPEQDRHQVAEYQLQSKADTDQSQGEYRIVHPNGRVVWVREIANRWQDENGRWIIQGTIQDITEQREALERSEARRQRLEAILETIPDVALTETDLEGTIREASRSAERIFGYSREELLGSDICMLHDPAEHARVREGIARLQRTAQGYSVECELIRGTGERFQAQLSVAPLLNERGEVVGKIGACIDLSAQFADEQRLRMAQEAAGFGVWDWDLAADQVYWDEACWRMLGYDPEQQSILTFADWQKFVHPEDLERVQPIVESHLAAGSPFTIELRYRCADGSWLWVQGRGQTLRRGADGSPTYMVGTHVDVQTLKETEFALRRSELELTEAKRIARLGHWLYDIKSGDVHWSSEIYEIIGLEPAETAMDWDTFLSRVPPEDHPELYEAIERTLNRGDPYELEHHLMSVDGGRRIVQARGYAEFDAAGNPQLLRGTAQDVTEQRVLQRELAEREAHYRDLVENQPLMIERFLPDTTVTYANPALGDCLGVEPEALIGQRWLDYLPAEERENIEAHLAGFTPSHPVSQFENSMPGKNGMQLWTMWTNRAFFDEKGELSHFQSVGVDITERRRAEQAEQQLREQLETRQKELEAIFAAARSVSLIKTDLNSVIEEASTGAEVLFGYSREELIGRHVSLLHTAEDIERLADYVERLFKDHEPIRMETDLVHRDGSRFPALFTVHPITDKHGELVATLGVSLDMSAQKRVEQELADTIRAKDTFLSAVSHDLRTPLNALMGFLELLDDPQLSAEQRSEYMEQCRQGAQRLLGLIETLLDLARLEAGRLELRPRATELPALIDNQVAMLRSRACEKGLSLDYSIAEAVPRWVEVDDTRLGQLLSNLLSNAVKYTQQGGVELEVRTVDNTRVSFAVHDTGPGLTEQQQKEIFTAFDRGGYRGTSQGYGLGLAIVSELINLLDGELSLSSTPGQGSTFAFTIPLPRASEPSPEGESSIAAGESDAEPTASSARRPLNILVADDEPANVMLAQALLLKLGCEVVCAQSGTEALAAWQAEDFDMLLLDLKMPDLDGDQVARNVRAEEHEQGRQPTRIVLCTAYAYSEVESLINESGCDAYLGKPLDRSALSSLLDWVASSYAK
- a CDS encoding Hpt domain-containing protein, whose amino-acid sequence is MEIIDIDSALERLDGDRELCRELLLDFYIDYYEVDRILRDRLRDGATEDARQLLHNLRGAAGNLGMGRLETVAKTLSQQIRLGAVEVSALNNFSEALHRVLSELEHTKRL
- a CDS encoding PAS domain S-box protein: MGRDKVEQRTSDFSQNLLDKLPVAVCSLDSAGCFTYLNTAACQLLGYPDESALLGVNFSAVIDAERTPLPADTVTERLVAATDEPLCADTTLWLQPRVGAALPVEVEVAALRSAETAAGEVAVTLRECRTVQDITEQRARERFQQQLVAILDSTSDLVTLHGSDGSLIYINEALRARFGLQQLPSCPSVEEAIRRRHPPWAADLLLNEGLPTARREGLWQGQTAFLDADGQEIPASQVIIGHRDSSGEVVQLSTIIRDISDLKRTQQEAVESEQRFRLIAEHTRDVFWLRSEQKALYVNPAYERIWGQTREHFYANPNSFLESVHPEDRKEVETAINQAIAAGEEINIRYRIVRPDGDVRWMEARSSPFKISGTEETLRAGVARDVTDEALAMRRLEQLVAILDNTSDIVALHGEDGTLLYLNAAGRAKAGIDNQAVDGMLGIADDGSMPPLSLEEAISRFHPPWAADLLLNEGLPTVRREGLWQGETAILKADGTQAPTSQVLIGHRNSYGELTYISTILRDISDQKKAQQEVAESERRFRLIAENIRDAFWLRTDAQTLYVNPAYERIWGQPVESFYANPKAFLESIHPEDRYGVEKALDQAISEREEFNALFRIIRSNSEVRWIQMHSLPVPGRESEGMRAGIARDVTEREQALIQLREANRTKSEFLNAVSHDLRTPLNAIIGFTDLLADSELDAHQREQVKLCQAAGRTLLGLIDTLLDLSRLKAGRMTLQKEAFLLRKFLAERMPMLSQQAEDKGLNLQCSVDNGLPDRLQGDTTRLSQVLFNLVSNAIKFTDSGYVRVHFSRYDSKRLQVSVQDNGPGIPDEFQERIFEPFDRGTDAIKHLQGSGLGLAISRQLVNLMGGEIWLHSTPGQGSTFFFTAELPEDESEPAVDPAQTAPESANGAPADRENVAGTRVLVAEDEPTNILLIQALLERCGAEATVAENGQEALDIWQQAEQEFDLILLDMQMPILDGAQTVKSLREAEVAQNRVYTPVAMLSAHASTEVREQCLQSGADTYMTKPVRLDSLTDLLSWAKRRQR
- a CDS encoding response regulator transcription factor yields the protein MKPPHILLIEDERSSRSICLNALLRAEYQATVALTAREGLRLLRSTHFDLVLLDLNLPDADGLSLASTLHGSHPELPIIMMTVRTAAEQRAAGLEAGAVDYLSKPFHQTELIHRVRRALAAGPPTPATQITFGPWLLEVEQRSLHHAEGFELELTLGEARLIEFLLRARGRPVNRDQLAEAVARSREGNPKSVDVLVSRLRRKLEDKTRGLRHIVAVPGLGYRIEVGE